A window of Mobiluncus massiliensis genomic DNA:
CAGGTAGCCTTGCAAGATATGCAGCCGTTCCTGGGCTTTTGCCAACCGGAAAGCGGTGCGGCGTTTGATGACATCGACCTGGTGGGCGGTCCAATAGTGGACAAAACCGTCAATAGACAGGGTCCGCGGCACCCCGTCAACCAGCGCCAACATATTGGCGGGGAAGGAATCCTGCAGCTGGGTGCGTTTGTACAGGTTATTCAGCACGACTTTCGGAACGGCGTCGCGTTTCAGCACCACCACAATCCGGGTTCCGGCCCGGTCCGATGTTTCGTCACGAATATCCGCAATGCCCTGCAGCTGGCCGTCTTTGACCAGCTGCGCAATCTTGACCTGCAGGTTATCGGGGTTGACCTGGTAGGGCAGTTCGGTCGCCACCAGGCAGGTGCGCCCGTTGAGTTCCTCTACGTTAACCACCGCGCGTTGGGTGATGGAACCGCGGCCGGTCCGGTAGGTTTCCTCAATCCCGCGCCGACCCAAGATCGTGGCGCCGGTGGGGAAATCCGGGCCTTTGATACGCTGCAGGCAGGCCTCGAGCAACTCTTCGCGGGTAGCCTCGGGGTTTTGTAGATACCATTGGGCCGCGTCGGCGACTTCCCGCAGGTTGTGGGGCGGAATCCGGGTCGCCATGCCCACCGCGATACCCTCCGACCCGTTAATCAGCAGGTTCGGGATTCGGCTGGGCAGCACGGTCGGTTCTTGGGAGCGCCCGTCATAGTTGTCCATGAAATCGACGGTATCCTCGTCAATGTCACGCACCATTTCCATGGCGAGGGCCGCCATCTTGCATTCCGTATACCGAGGCGCGGCCGGTCCGAGGTTACCGGGGGAACCAAAGTTGCCTTGACCAGCCACCAAGGGGTAACGCAGCGACCAGGGCTGCACCAACCGGGCTAGTGCGTCATAGACCGAAAAATCCCCGTGCGGGTGGAAGTGGCCCAAAACGTCGCCCACCACGCGCATACACTTGGAGTACCCGCCGTTCGGGCGGTATCCACCGTCATACATGGTGTAGATGACGCGGCGGTGTACGGGTTTCAGCCCATCGCGCACATCGGGTAGGGCGCGGCCCACAATGACGCTCATGGCGTAGTCCATGTAGGACTTTTTCATCTCTTTTTCCAAATCCACCTGCATGACGCGGGGGGATTCCGCCTCGGTAATCACGGGGGCATCAGGATGAAGGATGTCCTCGACTTCGGAATCGTTGTTGTCTTGGTTATCAGCCATTTCCCTTGTCTTTCAATAGCTTGGTGAGAGTTTCACCGTGGCTTGTGGTTGTCGTTCGCTTAGATATCCAAGAACCGCACGTCTTGGGCGTTGCGTTGGATAAAGGCGCGCCGCGAACTCACGTCCTCGCCCATGAGCAGCGAAAATACTTCGTCAGCGGAGGCGGCCTCGTCCATCGTGACCTGTTTCAACAGTCGCACGCTGGGATCCATCGTGGTTTCCCACAGTTCCTGGGCGCTCATCTCGCCCAAGCCTTTGTAGCGTTGAATCCCGCCCTCTTTGGGCATTCGCGCCCCGGAGTCCAGGCCCAAGCTGACGAGCTTGTCCTTTTCCTTGTCGGAATAGACGAACTGGTGAGGTTTGTTGGACCACTTCAGGCGGTAGAGCGGCGGGGTGGCCAGGAACACGTGACCGTTTTCGATGAGCGGACGCATATAGCGGAACAGTAGGGTCAGCAGCAGGGTGGTGATGTGTTGCCCGTCCACGTCAGCGTCCGCCATCAGCACAATTTTGTAGTAGCGCAGTTTCGACAGGTCGAAATCTTCGCCAATCCCGGTGCCAAAAGCGGTGATGAGGGACTGGATTTCTTTGTTGTCCAAAGCGCGGTCCAGGCGGGCTTTTTCTACGTTGAGGATTTTGCCGCGCAACGGCAGGATAGCTTGGTGAGCCGGGTCGCGCCCCGCCACCGCCGAACCACCTGCCGAATCGCCCTCGACCAGGAAAATTTCGCATTCGGAAGCGTCCCGGCTGGAGCAATCCCGCAGCTTACCCGGCATTGAGAAGGAATCCAGAGCGGTCTTGCGCCGGGTCGCGTCCCGGGCTTTCCGCGCCGCGTTACGGGCCTGCTGGGCGGACTGGGCTTTGGAAATTATCGCCTTACACTCCGCCGGATGCGCATCGAACCAGTCCCCCAGCTGGGAATATACGGTTTGCTGTACGAAAGTGCGGGCCTCAGTGTTGCCGAGTTTTGTTTTCGTCTGGCCCTCAAACTGGGGATTGCGGATTTTCACGGAAATCACGGCGGTTAAGCCCTCGCGGCAATCGTCGCCGGAGAGATTTTCGTCTTTGTCCTTAATGAAGCCTTTTTCCCGGCCCACCTTGTTCATCAGCGAAGTTAGCGCCGCGCGGAACCCTTCCTCGTGAGTGCCGCCTTCGGTGGTGTTGATGGTGTTGGCGTAGGTATAGATGGATTCGGAGTAAGCGCTGGTCCACTGCAGGGCGATTTCCAGCGCCATCGCGTTATCGGTGTCCTCCACGCTGGCCTCAAAGTCGATGATTTCCTCGTGGATGACCTCGGATTTTTTGGTGGTATTGATGAAATGCACGTAGTCGTGCAGACCGTTTTCGTAACAGTAAGACACCGAGCGGTGCCCGACCTTGGGAGAATCCGCCTCCCCGTCCTGATCCCCGGTCACGAAATCGCCTTCCGCAGTCACGTTGGGGCGTTCATCAGTGAGGGTGATGCGCAGTCCCTTGTTCAGGAAAGCCATCTGTTGGAAACGTGTCCGCAGGGTTTCATAGTCAAACTCGACCGTTTCAAAAATGTCCGGGTCCGGGTAAAACACCTGAACGGTCCCGGTTTCATCGGTGGGTTCGCCGCGGCGCAACGGCTGGATGACTTTGCCCCCGTCACCGAACTCGATATGCCACTGGAAACCGTCACGCTTCACGGTGGTTAAAATCCTCGTGGACAGGGCGTTTACCACCGAAATGCCGACCCCGTGCAAGCCGCCGGACACCGCGTAGGACGAGCCGCCGAACTTGCCTCCCGCGTGCAGAATCGTCATGACTACTTCCACCGTGGGGCGGTGTTCACTGGGGTGTTCCGCCACCGGAATACCGCGGCCGTTATCAGCCACCCTCACCCCGCCGTCAGCTTGTAAAGTCACCTCAATATGGTCACAGTACCCAGCCAAAGACTCATCGACCGAGTTGTCTACCACCTCATAAACCAAGTGGTGTAAGCCCCGCTCTCCGGTGGATCCGATGTACATACCGGGCCGGACTCGCACTGCTTCCAGGCCTTCGAGAACCTTAATGTCAGAAGCGTCGTAGTGCTCCTCGGGCGTTTCAAAATCGCTCACGTTTGTGTCTCCTTTTTTCGGCTTTTTCGCCACTATAATCCTATCTAATTTTTTGGCGATTGCCCTTTAGAGACGCGTAAAGAGGGATTTAACAGGTTTTATGTAAAATTATGGCAAACCGGGTTTGTGGGTTCTGCGGGCCGTAAATCCCGGCTTTAGAGTTCTGGCAAGTTTTGTCATCAGGCCGGTTGGCCCGGTTTTAACCGTAGGTGTCGCGCGGTCCGCGCCCCGGAACGCTGCGCGGTCCGTGATTCCAGGACGGCACTTGGGGGCCGCGGATAATGATTTGGTTCACCACTCCCGCCCCGAGTTGCCGGGTCAGTTGTTTGAGTAGTTCGGGAAGTAAAAATTTCAGCTGGGTGGCCCAAGCGGTGGAGTCGGTACGGACGATGAGTTTGCCTCCCTCGAAACTCTCTACTGTGGAATGGGCCGCGACCTGGGCGCCGACATAATCTTCCCAATGTTTTTTTACGTCCGCGATTTCTAGCGGGGTCTGCCACCCCAGACGCCGAGCCAGATGCCCCAGCAGGAACCCGGCCTGTTGCGGGTCATTCCGGGAGGGACGTGACAGGTCGGTAAAACTGGCGGTGGCCGGTCCCGGAGCGGCCAGCTGCTCGATGCGCTCCGGGGTCGAATCGAGGCTTTTGGCCAGGTCAGAGTAATATTTTTTCGCGATTTCGCGGTCTAGCCATTCCCGTTCGCTCAAACTGTCAGAGTCTGA
This region includes:
- the gyrB gene encoding DNA topoisomerase (ATP-hydrolyzing) subunit B, whose amino-acid sequence is MSDFETPEEHYDASDIKVLEGLEAVRVRPGMYIGSTGERGLHHLVYEVVDNSVDESLAGYCDHIEVTLQADGGVRVADNGRGIPVAEHPSEHRPTVEVVMTILHAGGKFGGSSYAVSGGLHGVGISVVNALSTRILTTVKRDGFQWHIEFGDGGKVIQPLRRGEPTDETGTVQVFYPDPDIFETVEFDYETLRTRFQQMAFLNKGLRITLTDERPNVTAEGDFVTGDQDGEADSPKVGHRSVSYCYENGLHDYVHFINTTKKSEVIHEEIIDFEASVEDTDNAMALEIALQWTSAYSESIYTYANTINTTEGGTHEEGFRAALTSLMNKVGREKGFIKDKDENLSGDDCREGLTAVISVKIRNPQFEGQTKTKLGNTEARTFVQQTVYSQLGDWFDAHPAECKAIISKAQSAQQARNAARKARDATRRKTALDSFSMPGKLRDCSSRDASECEIFLVEGDSAGGSAVAGRDPAHQAILPLRGKILNVEKARLDRALDNKEIQSLITAFGTGIGEDFDLSKLRYYKIVLMADADVDGQHITTLLLTLLFRYMRPLIENGHVFLATPPLYRLKWSNKPHQFVYSDKEKDKLVSLGLDSGARMPKEGGIQRYKGLGEMSAQELWETTMDPSVRLLKQVTMDEAASADEVFSLLMGEDVSSRRAFIQRNAQDVRFLDI
- a CDS encoding DciA family protein, whose translation is MAKGIDYSGLYPTMHSPLPRRAVKRYRELMFSQGFYPLTGKVRGFSTTESDSDSLSEREWLDREIAKKYYSDLAKSLDSTPERIEQLAAPGPATASFTDLSRPSRNDPQQAGFLLGHLARRLGWQTPLEIADVKKHWEDYVGAQVAAHSTVESFEGGKLIVRTDSTAWATQLKFLLPELLKQLTRQLGAGVVNQIIIRGPQVPSWNHGPRSVPGRGPRDTYG